One region of Pseudoalteromonas galatheae genomic DNA includes:
- a CDS encoding anthranilate synthase component 1, with amino-acid sequence MIFSHITTTPGEVTSIRQRRDYIASPLSLYAGLNKTNSLLLESAEIESKDNVKSIVLVDSAIRFECNGAQVIAKALSNNGAQLLPYLAQKVTNCDVILNDNTLTLTYNALESNIDEHTKLKADNAFSALRTCINEIKRNSDTPFSVFLGGVFAYDMVANFEQLPEVPDGDNDCPDYVFYLAETLVVIDHQARATELIGNVFNGPEVHANCFEVGKQLEELNSQCDQITEFQFEPQSGGADVKVNVSDDEYCQHVEKLKTNIINGDIFQVVPSRTFSLPCHNSLAAYKQLKLQNPSPYMFYMKDERFVLFGASPESALKYCEQSNQVEVYPIAGTRPRGKFADGSINPDLDSRIELELRNDQKERAEHLMLVDLARNDVARISIAGTRHAKELLKVDRYSQVMHLVSRVVGQLKPDLDALHAYQACMNMGTLVGAPKVKAAELVRHTEKQRRGSYGGAVGYLMGNGAMDSCIVIRSAFVKDNVAYVQAGAGVVFDSNPQSEANETKAKAMAVIKAVQSTYEGANHD; translated from the coding sequence TTGATTTTTAGTCATATAACGACCACACCAGGTGAGGTCACCAGTATAAGACAAAGGCGCGATTATATTGCCAGCCCACTGTCTTTATACGCAGGTTTAAACAAAACAAACTCGTTACTGCTCGAATCAGCAGAAATAGAGTCTAAAGACAATGTGAAAAGTATCGTGCTTGTGGATAGTGCGATTCGATTCGAATGTAACGGCGCCCAAGTCATTGCCAAAGCCTTGTCTAACAATGGTGCTCAGTTGCTACCGTACCTTGCGCAAAAGGTCACAAATTGTGACGTGATCCTCAATGATAATACTTTGACGCTCACGTACAACGCATTGGAAAGTAACATTGATGAGCATACAAAACTAAAAGCGGATAACGCCTTTAGTGCGCTCAGAACCTGTATCAATGAAATTAAACGTAACTCAGATACGCCGTTTTCCGTCTTTTTAGGTGGAGTATTCGCCTATGATATGGTGGCAAACTTTGAGCAACTTCCTGAAGTACCAGATGGAGACAACGACTGTCCTGACTATGTTTTCTATCTCGCTGAAACCTTAGTTGTGATCGATCATCAAGCACGAGCTACTGAGCTCATTGGTAATGTTTTCAATGGCCCTGAGGTTCACGCCAATTGTTTTGAAGTAGGCAAACAACTAGAAGAGCTAAACAGTCAATGTGACCAAATCACTGAATTTCAGTTTGAGCCACAAAGTGGCGGCGCAGACGTCAAAGTCAATGTGAGTGACGACGAATATTGTCAACACGTTGAAAAGTTGAAAACCAACATTATCAACGGTGACATTTTCCAAGTCGTTCCCTCTCGCACTTTTTCACTTCCTTGCCACAACTCACTCGCCGCCTATAAACAGCTTAAACTACAAAACCCTAGTCCTTACATGTTTTATATGAAGGATGAACGCTTTGTGTTATTTGGCGCATCTCCAGAGTCGGCACTCAAATATTGTGAGCAGAGTAACCAAGTTGAAGTCTATCCCATCGCGGGAACGAGACCACGAGGTAAGTTTGCTGATGGTAGTATCAATCCAGATTTAGATAGCCGTATTGAACTTGAGCTGCGCAACGATCAAAAAGAGCGTGCAGAGCACCTTATGCTTGTTGACCTCGCGCGTAACGATGTCGCACGGATCAGTATTGCAGGTACTCGACACGCAAAAGAATTATTGAAAGTGGACCGCTACTCACAAGTCATGCATTTAGTATCGCGCGTCGTAGGCCAATTAAAGCCGGATTTAGATGCCCTCCACGCCTATCAGGCTTGTATGAATATGGGCACTCTCGTCGGCGCACCAAAAGTTAAAGCCGCAGAACTTGTTCGCCATACAGAAAAGCAGCGTCGTGGTAGTTACGGCGGCGCGGTAGGTTATTTGATGGGCAATGGTGCGATGGACAGCTGCATCGTAATTCGCTCCGCGTTTGTAAAAGATAACGTTGCTTACGTGCAAGCGGGTGCAGGTGTCGTGTTTGATTCAAATCCACAAAGTGAAGCAAATGAAACCAAAGCTAAAGCCATGGCAGTGATTAAAGCAGTACAGTCCACGTATGAAGGAGCAAACCATGACTAA
- a CDS encoding aminodeoxychorismate/anthranilate synthase component II: MTKVYFLDNFDSFSYNLVDELSLLGLDLVVYRNNISAETIFNKMCAEVDPVILVLSPGPGAPSEAGCLLALIELCKGKFPMLGICLGQQALTQSYGGEVGKAGETVHGKSSIIEADEHPVFAGLGTQFPVARYHSLMATSVPPALQVIARYQAIPMAIYHSEHKVIGYQFHPESILTPNGAQLLQQSIAYLSA, translated from the coding sequence ATGACTAAGGTATACTTTTTAGATAATTTTGATTCTTTCAGTTATAACCTTGTGGATGAGCTTAGCCTGCTAGGACTCGACTTGGTCGTTTATCGTAACAACATCTCTGCCGAAACCATTTTCAACAAAATGTGTGCAGAAGTTGATCCTGTGATCTTAGTTTTATCACCTGGACCTGGCGCGCCATCGGAAGCAGGCTGTTTGCTCGCGTTAATTGAGCTATGTAAAGGTAAATTCCCCATGCTTGGAATTTGCCTCGGTCAACAAGCCCTAACTCAGAGTTATGGTGGTGAAGTTGGTAAAGCAGGTGAGACGGTACATGGTAAATCTTCTATTATTGAAGCGGATGAGCATCCGGTATTTGCCGGACTTGGAACACAATTCCCCGTGGCGCGTTATCACTCTCTAATGGCAACAAGCGTACCACCAGCACTGCAAGTGATCGCGAGATATCAGGCCATTCCGATGGCTATCTATCACAGTGAACACAAAGTGATTGGCTATCAATTTCACCCAGAATCAATATTGACCCCCAATGGCGCTCAGCTATTACAACAAAGTATCGCGTACCTTAGCGCTTAG
- the trpD gene encoding anthranilate phosphoribosyltransferase, giving the protein MEKLQPLLQQQDLSFDAAKSLFSDIMAGQLSDIELTAALLALKFKGETAAEIAGAAQAMRDHATAFDKQDLLAADSCGTGGDGTNTINVSTTAAIVAAACGINMVKHGNRSVSSKSGSADLLKALGINIDMTPALAEKCLAETGFTFLFAPHYHAGVKHAMPVRTQLKTRTIFNILGPLANPAKPEVQLLGVYDPALVLPMAETLNHLGTKRAMVVHGSGTDEIALHGETLVAEVKHGEVTQYTVTPNDFGLENYSLESIAGDTPEYNAKASLAILNGEGEAAHNAAIIANVAALLVLTDKASNFKTASQQVREVLASKKAMTTLANIVEVSNG; this is encoded by the coding sequence ATGGAAAAGTTACAACCTCTATTACAGCAACAAGATTTATCGTTTGACGCCGCCAAATCCTTGTTTAGCGATATTATGGCTGGACAACTGAGTGACATCGAACTTACCGCAGCGCTGCTTGCGCTAAAGTTTAAAGGTGAAACAGCGGCGGAAATAGCCGGAGCAGCTCAGGCTATGCGTGATCATGCCACCGCATTTGACAAGCAAGATCTACTCGCAGCAGACAGCTGTGGTACGGGTGGCGATGGCACAAATACCATCAACGTGAGTACCACCGCCGCCATTGTTGCCGCAGCATGTGGCATTAATATGGTCAAACACGGTAATCGCAGCGTAAGCAGTAAATCAGGTTCCGCGGATTTACTAAAAGCACTTGGGATCAACATTGATATGACTCCCGCACTTGCAGAAAAGTGCTTAGCAGAGACCGGCTTTACCTTTTTGTTTGCACCGCATTACCACGCAGGTGTAAAACATGCTATGCCAGTTCGCACACAACTAAAAACGCGCACGATATTTAATATTCTGGGGCCATTGGCAAACCCAGCCAAGCCAGAAGTACAATTACTCGGCGTTTACGACCCTGCCCTTGTTTTACCCATGGCAGAAACGCTAAACCACTTAGGTACGAAACGAGCGATGGTAGTTCACGGTAGTGGCACAGATGAAATTGCTCTACACGGCGAAACGCTAGTCGCAGAAGTAAAGCATGGTGAAGTGACGCAATACACCGTTACCCCAAACGATTTTGGACTAGAAAACTATTCACTTGAATCTATTGCTGGTGATACGCCAGAATATAACGCGAAAGCGAGCCTTGCGATTTTAAATGGTGAAGGCGAAGCTGCACACAATGCAGCTATCATTGCAAACGTTGCAGCTTTGCTGGTATTAACCGATAAGGCGTCAAATTTTAAAACCGCAAGCCAACAAGTACGCGAAGTGCTTGCAAGCAAGAAAGCCATGACAACCTTGGCTAACATTGTAGAGGTGAGTAATGGCTAA
- the trpCF gene encoding bifunctional indole-3-glycerol-phosphate synthase TrpC/phosphoribosylanthranilate isomerase TrpF — MANVLEKIVADKVEELKARKAQRPLSDFIDEVTPTTLNFTAALAQAGTQFILECKKASPSKGLIRSHFDLTEITSVYRKYATCISVLTDEKYFQGSYEYLATVRKLVDQPLICKDFFIDEYQVYLARLHGGDAILLMLSVLNDEEYVALANVAKSLNMSILTEVSTETEVTRALALDAELIGINNRDLRDLSTDLATTEKLRKLIPEDKVVISESGIYTHRDVKRLSPICDGFLVGSSLMAEQDLELACRRLILGENKVCGLTRSQDAQAAYEAGAVYGGLIFYPKSPRYVDIDCAKAVADSAPLKYVGVFVNAPLEQVTEYAQILKLSAVQLHGNEDELYIDTLRKQLPVTCQIWKAQGVDTALPSPFAGVDKQLYDTKTDTAFGGTGQVFDWQLLNRSSSNYMLAGGLNPDNIHGAVNIGADGFDLNSGVEQSPGKKCAQKIANAFTQIRKY, encoded by the coding sequence ATGGCTAATGTATTAGAAAAAATTGTTGCCGATAAAGTCGAAGAATTAAAAGCGCGTAAGGCGCAGCGTCCGTTAAGTGACTTTATCGACGAAGTAACCCCCACCACGCTTAACTTCACCGCTGCGTTGGCGCAAGCTGGGACACAATTTATTTTAGAGTGCAAAAAGGCGTCACCTTCAAAAGGCCTTATTCGCTCACATTTTGATTTGACTGAAATTACCAGTGTTTATCGTAAGTACGCGACATGTATTAGCGTGCTAACCGACGAAAAATACTTTCAAGGCAGTTATGAATACCTTGCCACGGTGAGAAAGCTGGTTGATCAGCCTCTGATCTGTAAAGACTTCTTTATTGATGAATACCAAGTTTACCTCGCCCGCTTACACGGTGGCGATGCCATTCTTTTGATGTTGTCTGTATTAAACGACGAAGAATATGTGGCACTAGCGAACGTGGCCAAATCACTTAATATGTCGATTTTAACGGAAGTAAGCACCGAAACAGAAGTGACACGAGCGCTTGCGTTAGATGCTGAGCTTATCGGTATTAACAATCGTGATCTCAGAGATTTATCAACGGATTTAGCAACTACAGAGAAACTAAGAAAGTTAATCCCCGAAGACAAAGTAGTGATTTCAGAGTCTGGTATTTACACACACCGTGATGTGAAACGCTTGTCACCAATTTGTGATGGCTTTTTGGTTGGTAGCTCATTGATGGCAGAGCAAGATTTAGAACTTGCTTGCAGACGCTTGATTTTGGGCGAAAACAAAGTGTGTGGTCTTACTCGAAGCCAAGATGCGCAAGCCGCTTATGAAGCGGGCGCGGTGTACGGTGGCCTTATCTTTTATCCAAAGTCTCCTCGCTATGTCGACATTGATTGTGCGAAGGCCGTCGCTGATAGTGCGCCGCTCAAGTACGTTGGTGTATTCGTTAACGCACCGCTTGAGCAAGTTACAGAGTATGCGCAAATTTTAAAGCTTAGTGCAGTGCAATTACATGGCAACGAAGATGAGCTGTACATCGATACGCTACGTAAACAACTACCTGTTACCTGTCAAATTTGGAAAGCACAGGGTGTGGACACAGCACTGCCAAGCCCCTTCGCTGGCGTAGACAAGCAATTGTACGATACCAAAACCGACACCGCATTTGGTGGCACGGGGCAAGTGTTTGATTGGCAGCTATTAAATCGTAGTTCAAGCAATTATATGTTGGCTGGCGGCCTAAACCCCGACAACATTCACGGTGCCGTCAATATAGGTGCCGATGGTTTTGACCTAAATTCAGGCGTTGAGCAATCGCCTGGTAAAAAATGCGCTCAAAAAATCGCTAACGCGTTTACACAAATTCGAAAATATTGA
- the trpB gene encoding tryptophan synthase subunit beta: protein MSNSAYFGDFGGMFVPELLVPALKQLEQEFYKSQKDPEFQQEFYQLLNEFAGRPTPLTKTRNLVKNPKVKLYLKREDLLHGGAHKTNQVLGQALLTKRMGKKEVIAETGAGQHGVATALACSLLGLKCRVYMGAKDVERQQPNVFRMRLMGAEVIPVTAGSGTLKDAVNEALRDWSANYKTAHYLLGTAAGPHPFPTIVREFQKMIGEEAKQQVLKAEGRLPDAVIACVGGGSNAIGMFADFIDEKDVKLIGVEPAGKGLDTDEHGAALCKGTKGILHGAYTYIMQNQDGQIEESYSVSAGLDYPAVGPQHAFLHETGRAQYVGISDTEALAAFQALAKHEGIIPALESSHALAYALKYAEAQTEETVIVVNLSGRGDKDLAHVHQVLSERGEL from the coding sequence ATGAGTAATTCAGCTTATTTTGGTGACTTCGGAGGCATGTTTGTGCCCGAGTTACTCGTACCTGCATTAAAGCAGTTAGAACAGGAATTTTATAAGTCACAAAAAGACCCAGAATTTCAACAGGAGTTTTATCAACTTTTGAATGAATTTGCAGGTCGCCCGACCCCGCTGACTAAGACACGCAACTTAGTTAAAAACCCTAAGGTCAAACTATACTTAAAGCGTGAAGATTTACTTCACGGTGGTGCACATAAGACCAACCAAGTGTTAGGTCAAGCGCTCTTAACTAAACGTATGGGTAAAAAAGAAGTCATTGCTGAAACCGGTGCTGGACAACATGGTGTTGCAACCGCCCTAGCCTGCTCCTTACTCGGCTTGAAGTGCCGGGTATACATGGGAGCTAAAGATGTTGAGCGTCAGCAACCAAACGTATTTAGAATGCGTTTGATGGGTGCCGAAGTTATCCCAGTTACTGCGGGCTCGGGCACATTAAAAGACGCGGTAAATGAAGCATTAAGAGACTGGTCTGCAAACTACAAAACGGCACATTATTTACTCGGAACGGCTGCAGGTCCTCACCCCTTCCCGACGATTGTCCGTGAGTTCCAAAAAATGATTGGCGAAGAGGCGAAACAGCAAGTACTAAAAGCGGAAGGTCGTTTGCCTGATGCGGTTATCGCTTGTGTGGGCGGCGGCTCAAATGCTATTGGTATGTTCGCAGACTTTATTGACGAAAAAGACGTGAAATTAATTGGTGTGGAACCGGCAGGTAAAGGCTTGGATACTGATGAGCACGGCGCGGCACTATGTAAAGGTACTAAGGGTATTTTACACGGCGCCTATACCTACATCATGCAGAACCAAGATGGCCAAATTGAAGAATCTTATTCTGTGTCAGCGGGCCTCGACTACCCAGCAGTTGGTCCTCAACACGCATTTTTACATGAAACAGGCAGAGCACAATACGTCGGTATTAGTGATACAGAAGCCTTAGCTGCTTTCCAAGCGCTAGCTAAACACGAAGGTATTATTCCAGCCTTAGAATCGAGCCATGCTCTGGCATACGCACTAAAATATGCAGAAGCGCAAACCGAAGAAACGGTGATTGTTGTTAACTTAAGTGGTCGCGGAGACAAAGACTTAGCTCACGTCCACCAGGTACTATCTGAGCGAGGTGAACTATGA
- the trpA gene encoding tryptophan synthase subunit alpha, producing MRRYDAMFAHLNEKNQGAFVPFVTIGDPDKTLSIEIIKSLIDGGADALELGIPFSDPIADGPVIQAANIRALEQNVNTQDCLEIIAEIRRYNSDIPIGLLLYSNLIFARGIERFYQDAKTAGVDSILVADVPLHEAKPFRLTAMANDIAPIFIATPNACDDTLRECATRGRGYTYLLSRAGVTGTETSAQMPATEMITKLIEYHAAPPLLGFGISEPEHVKHAIKSGAAGAISGSAVVKIIEKHLDDPSTMCFELKTFVERMKAATQK from the coding sequence ATGAGACGTTATGACGCGATGTTCGCGCACTTAAATGAAAAAAACCAAGGTGCATTTGTTCCTTTCGTGACGATTGGCGATCCCGATAAAACACTCAGTATTGAGATCATCAAAAGCCTGATTGACGGTGGTGCTGATGCATTGGAGCTAGGTATTCCATTTTCTGATCCCATCGCCGATGGCCCTGTTATCCAAGCAGCCAATATCCGTGCTCTAGAGCAAAATGTTAATACGCAAGACTGTCTTGAGATCATCGCTGAAATTCGTCGTTACAACAGTGATATTCCAATTGGTTTGTTGCTTTACTCAAACTTGATTTTTGCTCGTGGTATTGAGCGGTTTTATCAAGATGCCAAAACTGCGGGTGTGGATTCTATCTTAGTTGCTGATGTGCCACTGCACGAAGCCAAACCGTTTAGGCTCACTGCAATGGCAAATGACATCGCGCCTATTTTCATTGCCACACCGAATGCCTGCGATGATACGTTACGAGAATGCGCCACCCGTGGCCGTGGCTATACTTATTTACTTTCACGTGCAGGCGTGACTGGTACAGAAACGTCAGCACAAATGCCGGCAACAGAGATGATCACCAAACTTATCGAGTATCATGCTGCGCCGCCACTGCTAGGGTTTGGTATTTCTGAGCCGGAGCATGTAAAGCATGCAATTAAATCAGGTGCAGCAGGTGCAATTAGTGGCTCTGCGGTGGTGAAAATCATCGAAAAACACTTGGATGACCCTAGCACCATGTGCTTTGAGCTAAAAACCTTTGTTGAGCGAATGAAAGCTGCAACACAAAAGTAA
- a CDS encoding chorismate mutase: MAISYESGTKLPMKHSYDGDYSSALAELRSGINQIDEQLIRLIAERFSKVSEVGDLKAIFHLPVEDLQREHLVLERALETAKKNGLSEYLTRDLMSVLMKYSKAAQAKRVRGL, encoded by the coding sequence ATGGCAATTTCATATGAAAGTGGAACTAAGCTTCCTATGAAGCATAGTTATGATGGTGATTATTCCAGTGCACTTGCAGAGCTTCGCAGTGGCATTAATCAAATCGATGAGCAATTAATTCGCTTGATTGCAGAGCGATTTAGTAAAGTGTCAGAAGTCGGTGACTTGAAGGCCATTTTTCACCTGCCAGTTGAGGACCTTCAGCGTGAGCATCTTGTATTGGAGCGGGCTCTTGAAACCGCAAAGAAAAATGGCTTATCTGAGTATCTAACTCGAGACTTAATGAGCGTTCTAATGAAGTATTCCAAGGCTGCTCAAGCTAAAAGAGTGAGAGGGTTGTAG